The Halorussus gelatinilyticus genome contains the following window.
TTTAATATCCTTCTACGCCACCTGATAGTCGGATGTCTGACAAAGAACTCCTCGGCGACGGACTCAACCGCCGTAAATTCACCAAACTAGTTGCTACTTCCAGTACTGCCGTCAGTTTCGGACTCTCGGGAATTGCCGGTGCTGACGAGGGCAACAGCGACCGAGTCGAACTGCGGAAAGTCGAGAGCGACGCCGAGCAGGACCGAGCGGCCGCCGCCGTGTCGAGCGAGTACGGCCAGCAGATGGTCTCGGTACTGAACAATCCGACTCCGTTCACCGACGAGGCGAAGCGCGTCGATATCCTCGTCGACGGTGAGCGGATCAGTCACACCATCGACGTTCCGACCGAAGCCGGTGTGTTGAAGGTCGGTTACGAGGGCGAGACGCCTATCACCGGTCTCTTCGACCTGGACCGGGAAGCGCTCCCGAAGGGACAGCGCAAGAAGGTCTCGGCGAAGGTCGGTTGGCCAGAGGGGACGTCGGGGTTCCTCGTTCTACACGACCCGTCGGACGAACCGACGTTCACCCGTAGCGTCACCGACGAGGAACGGCGAAAGCTGACGGCCCTTACCGGCGAAGACGGGGCTCCCGTTAGCGTCGGTGCGAAAGCGACGCCGCGAGGGTCTGGCGTGGGCGCGACCGAAGGCGGATACGAAGTCGCGTACGAACACAAGGTCTACCGAATCGACCGGGCGATTCAGACGGTCGAGTCCGTCGAGGAGTCTTCGGGGGGAGTCTCGATTCAGGGCAAGTGCGTCAACAAGGGGTCGCTGTGCCTCATCGACATCGCGATGGCCTCGCCCCACTGCACGCTGGCGGGAATGGCGTGTTCGATAACCGGGCCCGCCTCTCTCGGCTGTCTCACAGCAGTCGCGTCCTTCTGTCTCCCCAACATCGCGCTCATCTACGTCTCCGGGAACTGTTCGTACGTAGCGAAGAACTGCCTCTGAGCGAGAGTTCGGGGCGCACGGCCCGCGAGAACGAGCGTCGACCGACCCGTCCTGTTTCGAATCGTTCGAAGACGACTATCAGAACAGCGGTTCGCCCATCGTCTCGCGGCCGAACGCGAGGACGAGCAGTCCGCCGAGGACGAATGCGACAGCGAGCGGGAGGAGCGCCCACAGGTAGCCGGTCTCCACGAGTGCACCCGCCAGAATCGGCCCGATGACCGCACCGATTTTGCCGACGCCGCCCGCGAACCCGTTGCCGGTGGCCCGGACCTCGGTCGGGAACAGTTCGGGGGTGTAGGCGTAGATGGCACCCCACGCGCCGAGCGTGAAGAAACTCGCCGCGAGCAGGCCGCCGAAGAACGGCCAGAAGCCCGAGAGTCCGGCACCGAACAGCGAGACGTCGGGCATCGAGGCCGCGAAGACGAACGTGAACAGCCCCGAGAGGACGAGGTAACTCCCGAGCGTGGGCTTGCGGCCGATCTTCTCCACGAGGTACGCGGCGCTGAAGTAGCCGGGGAACTGGACCAGCCCGATGAGCAGGAAGTAGACGTAGAGGCTGTCTATCGTCGCTCCGGCGACGGTCACGCTCTCGACGACGCCCGCCGCGCCGACCGTCTGGGGGAGCCAGATGAACACGCCGTAGTAGCCGAAGTTGACCGCGAACCACGCGAGCGCTATCATCACCGTCCGCTTGCGGAGGTCGGTCTCGAAGAGCCGCGAGTAACTCGGCGGTTCGCCGATTTCCACCGAGTTGGCCGAGATGGGCGTGAACTCCTCGTCGTTCTCCTCGGCGATTTCGCGGATTCGGTCGTTGGCTCCCTCCACGTCGCCCTTCTGAGCGAGGTAGTAGGGCGTCTCGCGGAGTTGGCTCCGGATGACGAACACGAGGAGCGCTGGGAACGCCGCGCTGGCGAACAGGAGTCGCCAGCCGGCGACCTCGCCGAGGAGCGGCACCCCGACCGTCCCGCCGGTCGAGAGCGCCGAGAGGAACAGCCACGCCAGTCCGACCGCGAAGACGTTGCCGAGCGGCCAGAATGCGTCGAGGTAGACGAGGTAGCGCCCGCGCCGGTCGGTCGGCAGGTGTTCCGAGAGGTAGGAAGTGTCCACCGCGAGCGCGCCGCCCAACCCGACGCCGGTCAGGAACCGGAGCGCGAACCCGGAGTAGAAGCCGGTGGCGAGCGCGGTCAGTCCGGCGAACAGCGAGTAGGTCAGGACGGTCCACTGGAAGGCGTCGATGCGGCCGTGTTCGTCGGCGTACCGACCCCACGCCCAGTTGCCGAGTATCATCCCCATCAGGCTCGCGCTCCCCAGCAGTCCGGCCGCGAGACCGGTCAGTCCCCACGCCGAGATGAGGACCGGGAGCGTGAAGCTGATGATGATGACCTCCATCCCGTCGAAGGCCCACGCGCTCCCGCAGATGGCCAGCAGTCTGCGGTGGAATCGCCCGACTGGAATCCGGTCCATCACCTGCGAGACGCTCACTCGCTCGTCCGTGGATACGCCCTTTGCCATCTTTTCGCACCCTCTGTTCGGGATTCGGTATCGAACGCACTTAAGACCGGGGAAATCGGAGAACGGTTTCCGGTTTTGAAGAACTTTCGTCTTCAATCCGGTCGCCGACCGCCCCGACTCCACCCGGCGGGTCGGCGCGCGACGACCGCAGCCTCGATAGAAAGGATATAAGTACGACCGAGGCCGATTTCTCGGGTATGAAAGACCAAGGACGTTCCACGCGGAAGCGTACCGGCGGACGACTCCGACCGTCCCACAAGAAGAAGAAGCACGAACTGGGCCGCCAGCCGACCGAGACCACCGTCGGCGAGACCAAGCTCCGAACCATCGACGCCCGCGGTAACACCGAGAAGGTCCGCGCGCTCTCGACGGACGTGGCCAGCGTCGCCGCGGACGGCGAGACGGTGCAGGCCGAGATTCAGGACGTCGTGGAGAACGACGCCAACCCGAACTACGTCCGACGGAACATCGTCACCAAGGGCGCGCTCGTCGAGACCAGCGAAGGTCGCGCTCGCGTCACCTCCCGTCCGGGCCAGACCGGCAACGTCAACGCCGTCCTCGTGGACGAATAACGCGATTCCCGACCCGACTTTTCACTCGCACCCGACCGACTCGGCGACCGCGCGCAGTTCCGCCTCGCCGAACTCGTCGGTGAACTGCTGGACGCTCACCCGATAGACGTAGCCGTCGCACTCCCAGACGAGTTTTCCGCCGGACTCCTCGGCGACGTAGCGCGCGTCGCGGTCGCCGACCGTCGTCGCGTTCCCCGCGGTCAGGTCGTACTGCGACTCGTTCTCGGCCTTCCGAATCGAGAGGACGTTTTCGAGGCTCCCGTTCTCGGCGTCGTGGTAGGCCATCGCCACGTACTCGCTGCCGGCGAGTTCCATCACGATACCGCTCTCGAACGCGAAGGGTGCCGAGACGTTCGGCTTCGGTACCGAGAAGGAGGTGTTAGCCGCGAGCGCCTCGTGGGTGTAGTACGTCCGGTGGCGGGGCGGTTCGGCGGTCGTGGTCGTCGTCATTTCGGTAGTCCGTGCCTCTGTCGTCGTCTGCGTCCCCTCCGTCGTCTGTCTCTCGGCCGTCGTTTCGGTCGCCGTTGCAGGGGTCTCCGTCGCCGTCGTCTCGGTCGTCGTGGACTCCGGCGCACCGCCGGCACCGCCGAGACAGCCGGCGAGGACGAGCGAACACGCGAGCGCGGCGACCACGAGGCGACGATTCATCGGGTCACCTCCCGCGGCCGGGGTCGCAATTGCGGACTCGATTCGACGGGACGACGCTGTCGAGCGGGGTCAGGGCAGTTCATCTGTCGAACCTCGCTCTCACTTCGCCCCGACCAGACATGTTCGGTCCGGTAGTTATCGGGCGTCGGGAACCGGGGCGACGATTTATATGTTAGAAGATAGTAGTTTTCCAGTCGATAGTTCAGACGCCGACGCCGTCCTCGACGGACTCCAGTCCGGCGTCGGTGATGCGGAACTGGACCTTCTCGCCCGCGGGCTTGGCGCGGTGTTTTTCGAGCGTCGCGCGGCGGTTCCCCCCGCGGAATCGCTCGATGCGGACCACCGTTCCCGTCCAGTGTTCGAGGGTGTGGCCCCCGAGCGGTCGGGCGCGGTCGCCGTCGGGGTCGGTGTAGACCTGATTCGTCAGGACGACGGCGAGGTCGTGCTTGCGCGCCAGCGAGAGGAGGTGGGTGACCTGACTGGCGACTTCGCGGAGGGCTTCGCCGCCCTCCTCGTCCTCGGCGCGTTCGAGGCGGTAGAACCCGGTCGCGCTGTCGAGGACCACGAGGTCGGCCCGCTCCGCCAACTCCGCGGTGTCCCGGACGGCCTCCTCTTGCTCCGCGAAGTCGTAGGCCTCCTTGACGATGATGCGGGAGGTCAACTCCTCCACGTCGTCCGCGCCGCTCGCGGCGTCCACGCGTGCCTCCGCGACCTGCTGGAAGCGCGCCAGCGACAGGCCCTCGGTGTCGATGTACACCGCGGTACCGCCGTCGGCGGCGACTTCGACCGCCGCGCCCAAGGCGACGTTCGTCTTGCCCGCCGCGGGCGGGCCGTAGACCTGGGTGACGGTCCCGGCCTCGAACCCGCCGCCCAGTAGCTCGTCGAGCGGCCCGCACCCGGTCGGGATAAACTCCTGATTCACGAGCGAGGGTTGGGCCTACCCCGCCAAAAGGTTCCGGATTCGCGTCAGCGCGTCGGTTGACTCTCCGGCGTTCGAGGTTCGACGTCCGACGTCGGATGTTCGACGTCCGCCGTCCGGTGTCCAGCGCCCGGCGTCGCGAACCGCGAAATACAATCTCGAAAGTATAACTTAGACAACTACTATCGTGCTACTTATGCTCTCGAACGGTGATATCACTTCTAGCATGATTGTAGCGACCGTCTTGGAGTGCCCCCAGTGCGTCGAGGAGAACCACGCGGAGTTCACCGGGGAACTCGTGGACGGCGACGGCGTCTGGCGCATGCGATGCTGTGGCGCGCTCGCCGACGGACCGCACCCCGAGGCGGCCTGAGTCGGACGGAATCGAAGTCGGACGCAGGCGCGGGTCGGACGTGAGCACGAGTCGGACGAGGGTTCGATTGACACCCGGACCGCCACGAGCGCGCTTCCCGCGACCGGGTAGAGCGAGCTTTTTCACCCCGCACGTCGAACCACCGCGCAGTGACAGTCGTCGTCGCCACCGAGAACTTCGAACTGTACCACGGCGTGGTCAACGAGTTGCGCGACCGGGGCGTGACCTTCACCACGGTCGAACCGGGCGACTCGTTCCCGGACGGTGCGAAGGTCCTGATTCGCGCCGAGGGCGACGAGGGTTTCGGGGCCGACGAGACCGACGAAATCGACCCCTCAGACGTCGAGACTATCGTCGCGGACCCCGAGAACCCTCGGCCCGCGGTGGACGAGGCCCTCGCTCGCCTGCGCGGGGGCGAGGGCCGGACCGTCGTCGGCGTGGACCCCGGCACGCGACCCGGCATCGCCGTCCTCTCGGGCGACGTGGTGGTCGCGGCGTTCCACGTTCCCCTGGCCGACGTGGCCGAGACCGTGCGCCGCGAGGTCGAAGACGCCGTGGACCCCGTGGTCCGCATCGGCGACGGCGCGCGCTTGCAGGGCGCGCAACTCGTCCGCGAACTGGAGGAGGTGACGGTCGAACTGGTAGACGAGACCGGGACGACGCCCTATCTCGGCACCGGCGCACGGGGGATGGGCGACGTGCTCGCCGCGGTGAACATCGCCCGACTGGAGGGCGAGCGCGT
Protein-coding sequences here:
- a CDS encoding MFS transporter — translated: MAKGVSTDERVSVSQVMDRIPVGRFHRRLLAICGSAWAFDGMEVIIISFTLPVLISAWGLTGLAAGLLGSASLMGMILGNWAWGRYADEHGRIDAFQWTVLTYSLFAGLTALATGFYSGFALRFLTGVGLGGALAVDTSYLSEHLPTDRRGRYLVYLDAFWPLGNVFAVGLAWLFLSALSTGGTVGVPLLGEVAGWRLLFASAAFPALLVFVIRSQLRETPYYLAQKGDVEGANDRIREIAEENDEEFTPISANSVEIGEPPSYSRLFETDLRKRTVMIALAWFAVNFGYYGVFIWLPQTVGAAGVVESVTVAGATIDSLYVYFLLIGLVQFPGYFSAAYLVEKIGRKPTLGSYLVLSGLFTFVFAASMPDVSLFGAGLSGFWPFFGGLLAASFFTLGAWGAIYAYTPELFPTEVRATGNGFAGGVGKIGAVIGPILAGALVETGYLWALLPLAVAFVLGGLLVLAFGRETMGEPLF
- the radB gene encoding DNA repair and recombination protein RadB; this translates as MNQEFIPTGCGPLDELLGGGFEAGTVTQVYGPPAAGKTNVALGAAVEVAADGGTAVYIDTEGLSLARFQQVAEARVDAASGADDVEELTSRIIVKEAYDFAEQEEAVRDTAELAERADLVVLDSATGFYRLERAEDEEGGEALREVASQVTHLLSLARKHDLAVVLTNQVYTDPDGDRARPLGGHTLEHWTGTVVRIERFRGGNRRATLEKHRAKPAGEKVQFRITDAGLESVEDGVGV
- a CDS encoding 30S ribosomal protein S8e — its product is MKDQGRSTRKRTGGRLRPSHKKKKHELGRQPTETTVGETKLRTIDARGNTEKVRALSTDVASVAADGETVQAEIQDVVENDANPNYVRRNIVTKGALVETSEGRARVTSRPGQTGNVNAVLVDE